The proteins below are encoded in one region of Fibrella aestuarina BUZ 2:
- a CDS encoding oxidoreductase, with translation MSGKYKPKYPRMAQIKTASDLTTYLQTNAIDLPFDTDLLPPDQSPFNRTIPLKSGKTIGNSLCILPMEGWDGTPDGKPTDFTRKRWVKFAESGAKLLFGCEAVAVCPGGRANPNQLVMSRENLPEFVSLRQLLLDKHTAAFGNTDGLVIGLQLTHSGRFCKPDSHKKFESKILYTHPFLNAKFGMGADYPTLTDEEIDTIISQYVDAAVMAQEAGYDFVDIKHCHGYLGHEFLSAVDRPGKYGGSFENRTRFLRNIVAGIRQAAPGLELAIRLSAFDLLPFKKGENDIGTPELADTYPFAFGGQASGLGIDLTETKAFLELAQSLGIQMICITGGSPYYNPHLMRPALFPPSDGYLPPEDPLVGVKRQIDVTHELKKAFPELVIIGSGYSYLQEWLPNVAQYVLRTGMADSVGFGRMVLSYPTMPADMAAGRSLTRNHICRTFSDCTTAPRNGLISGCYPLDPVYKQLPEATELKAVKETL, from the coding sequence ATGAGCGGCAAATACAAACCGAAGTACCCCCGGATGGCCCAGATCAAAACGGCCAGCGACCTGACAACGTACCTGCAAACCAACGCGATCGATCTGCCGTTCGACACCGATCTACTGCCGCCCGACCAGAGTCCGTTTAACCGGACCATCCCGCTCAAGTCGGGCAAGACCATCGGCAACAGCCTGTGCATTCTGCCGATGGAGGGCTGGGACGGTACCCCTGACGGTAAGCCCACGGACTTCACCCGGAAGCGGTGGGTAAAATTTGCCGAAAGCGGGGCCAAACTCCTTTTTGGCTGTGAAGCCGTAGCCGTTTGTCCCGGCGGCCGGGCCAACCCCAACCAGCTGGTGATGAGCCGGGAAAATCTGCCCGAATTCGTCAGCCTTCGGCAGTTGCTGCTCGATAAACATACCGCCGCCTTCGGCAACACCGACGGGCTGGTCATTGGCCTGCAACTGACGCATTCGGGCCGGTTCTGCAAGCCGGACAGCCACAAGAAATTCGAGTCGAAAATTCTCTACACCCACCCCTTCCTGAACGCCAAATTCGGGATGGGGGCCGATTACCCTACGCTGACCGACGAGGAAATCGATACGATCATCAGCCAGTACGTCGATGCGGCCGTGATGGCGCAGGAAGCCGGTTACGACTTTGTCGATATCAAGCATTGCCACGGCTACCTGGGGCATGAGTTTCTGAGTGCCGTTGACCGGCCGGGCAAGTACGGGGGCTCGTTCGAGAACCGGACGCGCTTTCTACGGAACATCGTAGCGGGCATCCGGCAGGCTGCACCGGGCCTGGAACTAGCCATCCGCCTCAGCGCCTTCGATTTGCTGCCGTTCAAGAAAGGCGAAAATGACATCGGCACGCCCGAACTGGCCGACACCTATCCGTTTGCGTTTGGCGGGCAGGCGTCGGGCCTCGGCATCGACCTGACTGAAACTAAAGCGTTTCTTGAGTTAGCCCAGTCGTTGGGCATTCAGATGATCTGTATTACGGGCGGCAGTCCGTATTATAACCCGCACCTAATGCGCCCGGCGCTGTTTCCGCCATCGGATGGCTACCTGCCCCCCGAAGATCCGCTGGTGGGGGTAAAACGCCAGATCGACGTGACGCACGAACTAAAGAAGGCGTTCCCTGAGCTGGTAATCATCGGATCGGGCTATTCGTATTTGCAGGAATGGCTACCCAACGTGGCGCAGTATGTGCTGCGAACGGGCATGGCCGACAGCGTTGGTTTTGGGCGAATGGTGCTCTCCTACCCCACTATGCCCGCCGATATGGCGGCGGGCCGGTCGCTCACGCGCAACCACATCTGCCGCACCTTCTCCGACTGCACTACGGCTCCGCGCAACGGCCTGATCTCAGGCTGCTACCCGCTCGATCCCGTATATAAGCAACTGCCCGAAGCCACTGAGTTAAAAGCTGTCAAGGAAACGCTGTGA
- a CDS encoding FAD-dependent monooxygenase, with amino-acid sequence MTKPTVLIAGASIAGPTLAFWLTRFGYQPTIVERADALRLGGQNIDISGAAQQVVRLMGIEDAIRVANTGELGVRFVDETNATKAELPKGESSIGTRELEILRGDLAQILYDLTSDKVEYLFGDQITALTDEETGVKVTFQQGSRRRFDLVICADGIRSRTRSLVFGEEPVIKPLGLYTSYFTVPRTATDSAWARWYNAPRSRVVFLRPDNVGTTRASFSFLSEPKGYERLPMAEQKAILKQTFADAGWEAPRLLAALDDNTDIYFDGISQVKAPRWSKGRCAMVGDAAYCPSPLSGMGTSLAIVGAYVLAGELAQHADYRQAFAAYENRLRPFVEEVQSLPPGVPWVAHPKTRLGIAVFNAGIRLISSRFAQRIAALFNRKSDSPTNDSFVLPDYEKAAIASR; translated from the coding sequence GTGACTAAACCGACTGTGCTTATCGCCGGGGCCAGCATTGCCGGTCCTACCCTCGCCTTCTGGCTTACCCGCTTTGGCTATCAACCTACTATTGTCGAGCGGGCCGATGCGCTCCGGCTGGGCGGGCAGAATATCGACATCAGCGGCGCAGCGCAGCAGGTGGTGCGGCTGATGGGGATTGAAGACGCGATACGGGTGGCGAACACCGGCGAGTTGGGCGTCCGATTTGTCGACGAAACCAACGCAACGAAAGCCGAGTTACCGAAAGGCGAATCCAGCATCGGCACCCGCGAGCTGGAAATTCTGCGGGGTGACCTCGCCCAGATCCTATATGACCTGACGAGCGATAAGGTCGAGTACCTTTTCGGCGATCAGATCACGGCGCTGACCGACGAGGAGACCGGGGTGAAGGTGACGTTTCAGCAAGGAAGTCGCCGCCGGTTTGACCTAGTGATCTGCGCCGACGGCATTCGGTCCAGAACGCGGTCGCTGGTCTTCGGTGAGGAACCCGTTATCAAACCCCTGGGCCTGTATACCTCGTATTTTACCGTGCCGCGCACGGCGACGGATAGCGCCTGGGCCCGCTGGTACAACGCCCCCCGGTCGCGCGTGGTCTTCCTTCGGCCCGACAATGTAGGCACCACCCGCGCCTCCTTTTCGTTTTTATCCGAGCCCAAAGGCTACGAACGCCTGCCGATGGCCGAGCAGAAAGCCATTCTGAAACAAACGTTTGCCGACGCGGGCTGGGAAGCGCCCCGGCTACTGGCCGCCCTCGACGACAACACGGACATTTACTTTGATGGCATTAGTCAGGTAAAAGCGCCGCGATGGTCGAAAGGTCGGTGCGCGATGGTCGGTGACGCCGCCTACTGCCCGTCGCCGCTGAGCGGCATGGGCACCAGTCTGGCCATTGTGGGGGCCTACGTGCTCGCTGGGGAGCTGGCTCAACATGCCGATTACCGGCAGGCCTTTGCGGCCTACGAAAACCGGTTACGTCCGTTTGTCGAGGAGGTGCAGTCGTTGCCACCGGGCGTGCCGTGGGTGGCGCATCCCAAAACCCGACTTGGCATTGCGGTTTTCAACGCCGGGATACGGCTCATTTCCAGCCGGTTTGCCCAGCGGATCGCTGCGCTATTCAATCGCAAGAGCGACAGCCCGACAAACGACTCGTTTGTCTTGCCTGACTACGAGAAAGCCGCTATCGCCAGCCGGTAG
- a CDS encoding serine hydrolase yields MLYVTRFWCKSLVLLLFPGITSSYGQARTDAFLTKLFSRNTNPLFRSVIRNPAAYRLQIIYTQIDRDRQNRPSFRHYYFRVDSTEYFNPASTVKLPAALLAVEKINRLNNPAITKFTPVQIDSAYSRQTHAWTDSTSETGLPSVAHFIKKAFLVSENDPYTRLYEFIGQGEFNRSLHAKGYPDTRITHRFVRMSADENRHTNPLRFIRPDGALLYAQPAAYNPDPFDFRRVAKLGKGYLTANDSLVNAPFDFTERNRLPLESLHRMLQSVLFPESVPARQRFTLTPDDYRFVYQYLSQYPGETNYPKYDASAYYDSYVKFFFKDSLHHAMPNGLRVFNKVGWAYGFLTDASYVADFANGVEFMLSATIYVNSDGILNDNKYEYESVGHPFLYQLGQTIYQYERTRQRTHKPDLSRFRVDYEKRRTDSRPVVKNVEN; encoded by the coding sequence ATGCTATACGTAACCCGCTTTTGGTGTAAGAGCCTGGTACTCCTTCTTTTTCCCGGCATCACATCGAGCTACGGTCAGGCCCGAACCGATGCGTTTCTGACGAAGCTGTTTTCCCGAAACACCAATCCGCTGTTTCGGTCGGTGATTCGGAATCCGGCGGCGTATCGGCTGCAAATTATCTACACGCAGATCGACCGGGACCGGCAAAACCGGCCGTCGTTTCGGCACTACTATTTCCGCGTCGACAGCACCGAGTATTTTAACCCGGCGTCGACGGTGAAGCTGCCCGCCGCGCTGCTGGCAGTGGAAAAAATCAACCGCCTGAACAACCCGGCCATTACGAAATTTACGCCGGTGCAGATCGACAGCGCCTACAGCCGACAGACCCACGCCTGGACTGATAGCACGTCCGAAACGGGCCTTCCGTCTGTTGCCCATTTCATCAAAAAGGCGTTTCTGGTGAGTGAAAACGACCCCTACACCCGGCTCTACGAGTTCATCGGACAGGGCGAATTCAACCGGTCGCTGCACGCCAAAGGCTACCCGGACACGCGCATCACCCACCGGTTTGTGCGCATGAGCGCCGACGAAAACCGGCACACCAACCCCCTGCGGTTTATCCGGCCCGATGGCGCGCTGCTTTACGCGCAACCCGCCGCCTACAACCCCGATCCGTTTGATTTTCGGCGGGTAGCCAAACTGGGGAAGGGTTATCTGACAGCCAACGACAGCCTGGTCAATGCGCCGTTCGATTTTACGGAGCGCAACAGACTACCCCTCGAATCGCTGCACCGGATGCTGCAATCGGTGCTGTTCCCCGAATCGGTGCCGGCGCGCCAGCGGTTTACCCTCACGCCCGACGACTACCGGTTTGTGTACCAGTATCTCTCGCAATACCCCGGCGAAACCAACTACCCCAAATACGACGCCAGCGCGTATTACGACAGTTACGTGAAGTTTTTCTTCAAGGACAGCCTGCACCACGCTATGCCCAACGGCCTGCGCGTGTTCAATAAAGTGGGCTGGGCCTATGGCTTCCTAACCGACGCTTCCTACGTGGCTGATTTTGCCAATGGCGTCGAATTCATGCTGTCGGCGACGATCTACGTCAACAGCGACGGTATCCTGAACGACAACAAGTACGAATACGAGTCGGTGGGGCATCCGTTTTTGTACCAGTTGGGCCAGACAATTTACCAATACGAACGTACCCGGCAACGTACCCACAAGCCCGACCTGAGCCGCTTCCGGGTCGACTACGAAAAACGCCGTACCGACAGCCGCCCCGTCGTAAAAAACGTCGAAAATTGA
- a CDS encoding TerB family tellurite resistance protein, whose protein sequence is MIQNTETPDLYIGLGSLIYALAKVDGNFQLDEMQTAKEILAKEPHGELALYALMLREEYDETVEEAYAFAMRRFSSQRDQFDKPTQKRFLDLLQRIANAHDDVSRKEQALIDRFRRDARRLRALPSGQPSRPTPVS, encoded by the coding sequence ATGATACAGAACACGGAAACCCCCGATTTATACATTGGTCTTGGCAGTCTGATTTACGCGTTAGCCAAGGTTGACGGCAACTTTCAACTCGACGAAATGCAGACGGCTAAAGAAATTTTGGCCAAAGAGCCGCATGGCGAATTAGCCCTGTACGCGCTCATGCTTCGCGAAGAATACGACGAAACCGTAGAGGAGGCCTATGCCTTTGCGATGCGCCGGTTCAGCAGTCAGCGCGACCAGTTCGATAAGCCAACCCAAAAGCGATTTCTCGACCTCCTACAGCGCATCGCCAACGCCCACGATGATGTGTCGCGTAAGGAGCAGGCGCTGATCGACCGGTTTCGGCGCGACGCCCGCCGCCTGAGAGCACTGCCCAGCGGGCAGCCAAGTAGGCCAACTCCCGTTTCCTGA
- a CDS encoding 3-ketoacyl-ACP reductase produces MSHAPSDGPAAATPRRPVAFITGSSRGIGLGIAEHLARNGFDLAINGVRAEAEVTDVLAQLRALGADVLYCPGSIADPESRTAMLARIESHFGRLNVLVNNAGVAPNVRADLLDTSEESFDRVVNTNLKGTFFLTQAVANWLIRQQADDAAFQGMIINISSISATVASVNRGEYCVSKAGLSMTTQLFAVRLGTFGIPVYEVRPGVIKTDMTAGVSAKYDALIANGLTVQPRWGLPDDVGRAVAAIADGSFPYSTGQVFMIDGGLTLARL; encoded by the coding sequence GTGAGCCACGCCCCATCCGACGGTCCGGCGGCTGCTACGCCCCGACGCCCGGTCGCTTTCATCACCGGCAGTAGCCGGGGGATTGGCCTGGGTATTGCCGAACACCTTGCCCGCAACGGATTCGACCTGGCCATCAACGGCGTGCGCGCCGAAGCCGAGGTTACCGACGTGCTGGCTCAGTTGCGCGCGCTGGGGGCCGACGTGCTGTATTGCCCCGGCAGCATTGCCGACCCCGAATCACGCACGGCGATGCTGGCGCGGATCGAGAGCCACTTTGGTCGGCTTAATGTGCTCGTCAACAACGCGGGCGTTGCCCCCAACGTCCGGGCCGATCTGCTCGACACATCCGAAGAAAGCTTCGACCGGGTGGTAAACACCAACCTGAAAGGCACGTTTTTTCTGACCCAGGCCGTTGCCAACTGGCTGATCCGGCAGCAGGCCGATGACGCCGCTTTTCAGGGCATGATCATCAACATCTCGTCGATATCGGCCACGGTGGCCTCGGTGAACCGGGGGGAATACTGCGTCTCGAAAGCGGGGCTCAGCATGACCACCCAACTCTTTGCGGTGCGGCTGGGTACGTTCGGTATTCCGGTCTACGAGGTACGTCCCGGCGTTATCAAGACCGATATGACGGCCGGTGTGTCGGCCAAATACGATGCGCTGATTGCTAACGGCCTCACCGTGCAGCCACGCTGGGGCCTGCCCGACGACGTGGGGCGCGCCGTGGCGGCCATCGCCGACGGTAGCTTTCCGTATTCCACCGGACAGGTATTTATGATTGACGGCGGCCTGACCCTAGCCCGCCTCTGA
- a CDS encoding MFS transporter encodes MTTPPLTVRQHLFQIPVLVAALGYFVDMYDLFLFSVVRVPSLKELGVTGDRLLPEGIFLLNCQLAGLLIGGVLWGILGDKRGRLSVLFGSILLYSLANIVNGTITNLTQYALLRFIAGIGLAGELGAGITLVAEILPQRLRSYGSMLVATMGVLGAILAYFVADLFAWRVSYYVGGGLGLLLLVLRFNVFESGLYEHLKASRTERGNFLALFTNPARLRKYLMAIIMGVPLWFVVGILITFSPEFGQQAGLTDPIVAGKAVMLSFAGQSVGDIVSGLLSHRWRSRKKAIRLFILLSFTMMLVYLLAPVQQNSTFYFFCFCLGFCNGYWTLFIVLAAELFGTNIRATVATSVPNFVRGATVPLTALFVLLKPSLGVTYGALAIGAGVVALSLIALNNLEETYDKDLDYVEEH; translated from the coding sequence ATGACTACTCCTCCCCTTACTGTTCGTCAGCATCTCTTTCAAATTCCCGTTCTGGTGGCCGCACTGGGCTATTTCGTGGATATGTATGACCTCTTTCTGTTCAGCGTCGTGCGGGTGCCGAGCCTGAAAGAACTGGGCGTAACGGGCGACCGCCTCCTGCCCGAAGGCATCTTTCTGCTCAACTGCCAGTTGGCGGGCCTTCTCATCGGCGGGGTGCTGTGGGGGATTCTGGGCGACAAACGGGGTCGGCTGTCGGTGCTGTTCGGGTCCATTTTGCTGTACTCGCTGGCCAACATCGTCAACGGCACCATCACCAACCTGACGCAGTATGCGCTGCTGCGGTTCATCGCGGGCATCGGTCTGGCCGGTGAGCTGGGCGCGGGCATCACGCTGGTGGCCGAAATTCTGCCGCAACGCCTGCGGAGCTACGGCTCCATGCTCGTGGCCACGATGGGCGTGCTAGGGGCCATTCTGGCCTATTTCGTCGCCGATCTGTTTGCCTGGCGCGTGTCGTACTACGTCGGCGGCGGGCTGGGCTTGCTGCTGCTGGTGCTGCGTTTCAACGTGTTCGAATCGGGACTATATGAGCACCTCAAAGCGAGCCGGACTGAACGCGGCAACTTTCTGGCCCTTTTCACCAATCCTGCCCGGCTGCGCAAATACCTGATGGCCATTATTATGGGCGTGCCGCTCTGGTTTGTGGTGGGCATCCTGATCACCTTCTCGCCAGAGTTTGGGCAACAGGCCGGGCTCACCGACCCCATTGTGGCTGGCAAGGCGGTGATGTTGTCGTTTGCCGGGCAGTCGGTGGGTGATATCGTCAGCGGGCTGCTAAGTCATCGGTGGCGCAGCCGGAAGAAGGCCATCCGGTTGTTTATTCTGCTGTCCTTCACGATGATGCTCGTCTACCTGCTGGCACCGGTTCAGCAAAACAGCACCTTCTATTTTTTCTGCTTCTGCCTCGGCTTCTGTAACGGCTACTGGACGCTCTTCATCGTGCTGGCCGCCGAACTGTTCGGCACCAATATCCGGGCTACGGTGGCGACTTCGGTCCCCAACTTTGTGCGGGGCGCTACCGTACCGCTCACCGCGCTGTTTGTGCTGCTCAAGCCCTCGCTGGGCGTTACCTACGGCGCTCTCGCTATTGGCGCAGGCGTGGTAGCGCTATCGCTCATCGCCCTCAATAACCTCGAAGAAACGTACGACAAAGACCTTGACTACGTCGAGGAGCACTGA